In the Candidatus Binatota bacterium genome, one interval contains:
- a CDS encoding 1-deoxy-D-xylulose-5-phosphate reductoisomerase yields the protein MAAVEKKRVSILGSTGSIGTTALALIARFPDRFDVTALAAGRRVAEVKAQVEQFRPSLVSVADADDARELAEQLKGTSTRVTHGAAGLVEVATAPGTDVLLSALVGAVGLEPTLAAVDKGYTVALANKEVMVVAGELLCRRAAASGARVLPVDSEHNAIFLALQGHRRQDVRRLVLTASGGPFRGLPREKLVRVTREQALAHPNWDMGDKISIDSATMMNKGLEIIEARWLFDVEPSTIEVVVHPQSIVHSMVEYVDGSVVALMAIPDMSIPVACALSWPDLLDLDYLPRLDLARAGTLSFEAPDTKAFPCLDLAWRALALGGSMPAVVNAANEVAVARFLADDIAFLDIAALIGDVMAGHQPVSCDEIGPLLEADGEARERAGGWSAD from the coding sequence GTGGCTGCCGTCGAAAAAAAACGCGTGTCGATACTGGGGTCTACCGGTTCCATAGGCACTACTGCGCTTGCACTGATAGCGCGCTTTCCTGACCGTTTCGATGTGACGGCCCTGGCCGCCGGGCGACGTGTGGCCGAAGTCAAGGCCCAGGTGGAGCAGTTTCGCCCGTCGCTGGTGTCGGTGGCCGACGCCGACGACGCCCGCGAGTTGGCCGAGCAGCTCAAGGGCACGTCCACACGCGTCACGCACGGGGCTGCTGGCCTGGTGGAGGTGGCTACCGCGCCGGGCACCGACGTGCTGCTGTCGGCACTGGTGGGGGCGGTGGGGCTGGAGCCCACACTCGCGGCCGTGGACAAGGGCTACACCGTTGCCCTGGCCAACAAGGAAGTAATGGTCGTTGCCGGCGAGCTGCTCTGTCGCAGGGCCGCGGCTTCGGGTGCCCGGGTGCTGCCGGTGGACAGCGAGCACAACGCGATTTTTCTCGCCCTGCAGGGGCACAGGCGGCAGGACGTGAGGCGACTGGTGCTCACCGCGTCGGGGGGCCCGTTTCGTGGCCTGCCGCGCGAGAAGTTGGTCCGGGTCACGCGCGAGCAGGCCCTGGCCCACCCCAACTGGGACATGGGCGACAAGATCAGCATCGACTCGGCCACGATGATGAACAAGGGCCTCGAAATAATTGAGGCGCGCTGGCTGTTCGACGTCGAGCCGTCGACCATAGAGGTAGTGGTTCATCCGCAGAGTATCGTCCATTCCATGGTCGAGTACGTGGACGGTTCGGTGGTGGCGTTGATGGCCATTCCTGACATGAGCATACCGGTGGCCTGCGCGCTTTCATGGCCCGACCTTCTCGATCTTGACTACCTGCCGCGCCTTGACCTCGCCCGCGCGGGCACGCTCAGCTTCGAAGCGCCCGACACGAAGGCGTTTCCCTGTCTCGATCTCGCGTGGCGGGCGCTGGCGCTGGGGGGCAGCATGCCCGCTGTCGTCAACGCTGCCAACGAGGTGGCGGTGGCGCGTTTTCTCGCCGACGACATCGCGTTTCTGGACATTGCGGCGCTCATCGGCGACGTCATGGCTGGGCACCAGCCGGTTTCCTGTGACGAGATAGGACCCCTGCTCGAGGCCGACGGCGAGGCCCGCGAACGCGCCGGGGGCTGGTCGGCAGACTGA
- a CDS encoding TonB-dependent receptor yields the protein MEPVDPSIDTRFFSTAATRTATSHGRDGRQKHPGAGIPAMLPPRLLLLAALAVTLALAPADAAAQAEVLEQEEPLARPARASRLPAVVVYAAEQAGGAADGTVAGSGTGFSTSIAASSAWSGYHSVAELLEQAVGVQVRRFGGREDFATLSVRGSTAAQVRVLLDGVPMTRAADAVVDLSSLPLEGIERIEVYRGSVPVGMAAAGAASVVNLVTRRGKPGLATSLSVGSLDTWRVALDADRPLADGQLDASLSFRSTRGDFEFPSDNGTPLNPLDDSVERRRNNESRALSLRTRWRQELSQRRGLEVSASAYHSEHGLPGLPPFESLKAWRRSSRGTAGVTLDQDNGSLALDLLLEDNTLADPRAPGEPGLGLGYSKGDDRSWRVGLRGNHRLAFGAHLAELSFEGAFEDFSERRAVSSGTLRSAAQRSSLALAIGDELLIENAGLLVAPQLRFESLWNDFASSAGGTSKREHSFDPGLGLSWSATPTLLLKGNINSYFRAPDFSELFGNTGFSLASPDLEPESGLNRDLGFSWQRAWHRARPGGQSSARLEYAWFNNDSDDRIVFIQTGTRQTRAINIGSARVRGHEFSATARLGRIPFTGQAGGSLLLEANLTSQDARNLSGQPSESGRRLPGIPDRELFGRVTWQRGPASIAWNYQYRDTVYYDKANVFSSGSSARHGLELAWLASADWKFTLQLDNLSDEQTPDVFGFPVPGRALFLGLSTALDNDD from the coding sequence ATGGAACCGGTAGACCCCAGTATCGACACGCGTTTTTTTTCGACGGCAGCCACGAGAACGGCTACCAGTCATGGCCGTGACGGCCGACAAAAGCACCCCGGAGCAGGCATCCCGGCGATGTTGCCGCCACGCCTGTTGCTGTTGGCAGCGCTGGCCGTGACGCTGGCGCTCGCGCCGGCAGACGCTGCCGCCCAAGCGGAAGTGCTCGAGCAGGAAGAGCCGCTGGCCAGGCCCGCGCGCGCCAGCAGGCTGCCTGCCGTGGTGGTGTACGCGGCCGAGCAGGCGGGTGGTGCAGCCGATGGAACGGTGGCTGGAAGCGGCACGGGCTTTTCCACGAGCATCGCTGCGTCCAGCGCTTGGTCGGGCTACCACAGCGTGGCCGAGTTGCTCGAGCAGGCGGTCGGCGTGCAGGTGCGTCGCTTCGGCGGCCGAGAGGATTTTGCCACCCTGTCGGTACGCGGCTCAACGGCTGCCCAGGTGCGCGTGCTGCTCGACGGCGTGCCGATGACGCGCGCGGCCGACGCGGTGGTCGATCTTTCAAGCCTGCCGCTGGAGGGCATCGAACGAATCGAGGTCTACCGCGGCTCTGTTCCTGTGGGCATGGCCGCTGCCGGTGCGGCGAGCGTGGTCAACCTGGTCACCCGGCGCGGCAAGCCCGGCCTCGCCACCTCGTTGTCGGTCGGCTCCCTTGACACCTGGCGCGTGGCCCTGGACGCTGATCGCCCGCTGGCCGACGGACAACTCGACGCGTCGCTTTCTTTTCGTTCCACGCGCGGCGACTTCGAGTTCCCCAGCGACAACGGCACGCCACTCAATCCGCTCGACGATAGCGTCGAGCGCCGGCGCAACAACGAAAGCCGTGCCCTGTCGTTGCGCACGCGCTGGCGGCAGGAGCTCAGCCAGCGGCGCGGGCTGGAGGTCTCGGCCAGCGCCTACCACTCCGAACATGGGCTGCCCGGACTGCCACCGTTCGAGTCTTTGAAGGCCTGGCGGCGAAGCTCGCGCGGCACTGCCGGAGTTACACTGGACCAGGACAACGGTAGCCTGGCGCTGGACCTGCTGCTGGAGGACAACACCCTCGCGGACCCCCGCGCGCCCGGCGAACCCGGGCTGGGACTCGGCTACTCGAAGGGCGATGACCGCAGCTGGCGCGTGGGCCTTCGCGGCAACCACCGCCTCGCTTTCGGAGCGCACCTTGCCGAGCTGTCCTTCGAAGGAGCCTTCGAGGATTTCAGCGAACGCCGCGCGGTAAGTTCCGGAACCCTGCGCTCTGCTGCCCAGCGCAGTTCGCTGGCGCTCGCGATAGGCGATGAACTGCTGATCGAAAACGCCGGCCTGCTCGTCGCGCCGCAGCTGCGCTTCGAATCGCTGTGGAACGACTTTGCCTCTTCTGCTGGCGGAACGTCAAAACGCGAGCACTCGTTCGACCCGGGCCTGGGCCTGTCATGGAGCGCGACACCGACGCTGCTGCTGAAGGGCAACATCAACAGCTACTTTCGCGCGCCCGACTTCTCCGAGCTGTTCGGTAACACCGGCTTCTCGCTGGCCAGCCCCGACCTCGAACCTGAAAGCGGCCTGAACCGCGACCTCGGCTTCAGCTGGCAGCGGGCCTGGCATCGAGCCCGGCCGGGTGGCCAAAGCTCGGCGCGGCTGGAGTACGCCTGGTTCAACAACGACTCGGACGACCGCATCGTCTTCATCCAGACCGGCACGCGCCAGACAAGGGCCATCAACATCGGCTCGGCCCGCGTACGCGGCCACGAATTCTCGGCGACAGCCAGGCTGGGCCGCATCCCTTTCACGGGCCAAGCAGGCGGCAGCCTGCTGCTCGAAGCCAATCTCACCAGCCAGGATGCGCGCAACCTGTCGGGCCAGCCCTCGGAGTCGGGCCGCCGCCTGCCGGGCATCCCCGACCGCGAGCTCTTTGGGCGCGTAACGTGGCAACGCGGGCCGGCATCGATAGCCTGGAACTACCAGTACCGCGACACTGTTTACTACGACAAGGCCAACGTCTTTTCGTCTGGCTCCTCGGCTCGACACGGACTCGAGTTGGCCTGGCTCGCGAGCGCCGACTGGAAATTTACACTGCAACTGGACAACCTGTCCGACGAACAGACGCCCGACGTGTTCGGTTTTCCGGTTCCCGGGCGAGCCCTGTTCCTTGGCCTGTCCACCGCCCTCGACAATGACGACTGA